The proteins below are encoded in one region of Triticum aestivum cultivar Chinese Spring chromosome 1B, IWGSC CS RefSeq v2.1, whole genome shotgun sequence:
- the LOC123136903 gene encoding protein MAINTENANCE OF PSII UNDER HIGH LIGHT 1, with protein MKMACPAQSMLSASSCMLLRSSKPQQATIPRGGINGGNRFLTLSCNASSSPDDSECNDVECAPEKEVGSLSVEWLAEERTKVVGTFPPKKKGWTGLVEKDTAGQTNIYSIEPAVYVAESAISSGTAGTSSDGSENTAALTGGLALIFIAGAASILIQVSKNQPPVQTTEYSGPPLSYYVAKFQPAAAAFPVQSSPPVVEAAAPEETPSDSPTLEAETSATAEQPSS; from the exons ATGAAGATGGCTTGCCCTGCCCAATCCATGCTCTCTGCAAGCAGCTGCATGCTCCTCAGGAGCAGCAAGCCCCAGCAGGCCACGATTCCGCGAGGAGGCATCAACGGCGGCAACAGGTTCTTGACACTGTCCTGCAATGCTTCTTCGTCTCCTGACGACTCCGAGTGCAACGACGTGGAGTGCGCCCCGGAGAAGGAG GTCGGGAGCCTGAGCGTGGAGTGGCTGGCGGAGGAGAGGACCAAGGTCGTGGGGACCTTCCCTCCCAAGAAGAAAGGATGGACCGGCCTCGTCGAGAAGGACACCGCCGGCCAGACCAACATCTACTCCATCGAG CCGGCGGTGTACGTGGCGGAGAGCGCCATCAGCTCCGGCACGGCGGGGACGTCGTCCGATGGGTCTGAGAACACCGCGGCGCTCACGGGCGGGCTGGCCCTCATCTTCATCGCCGGGGCGGCCTCCATCCTCATCCAGGTGAGCAAGAACCAGCCGCCGGTGCAGACCACGGAATACTCCGGCCCGCCTCTCAGCTACTACGTCGCCAAGTTCCAGCCGGCCGCCGCGGCATTCCCGGTCCAGTCGAGCCCCCCTGTCGTGGAAGCGGCCGCGCCCGAGGAGACGCCTTCTGATTCACCCACCTTAGAGGCGGAAACTTCGGCAACCGCGGAGCAGCCGTCGTCGTGA